The proteins below come from a single Plantactinospora sp. KBS50 genomic window:
- a CDS encoding extracellular solute-binding protein, whose product MTLFVTSALVVGGCTSGDDEAPDDGELYKNPVTLTWWHTATQDGPGKTYWEKVANDFSALHPSVKVEIEAIETNQLQRTRLPAALLSNDPPDLFPVWGGGEMREQVEADYLKDITGSMTDEADSLGSSIEIWQVNGKQYGLPFRMGIEGFWYNKDMFAKAGIDAPPSTFDELTEAVTKLRASGVIPIALGAGDKWPAAHWWYEFALRDCSIDTLKKASLDRVFDDPCFVKAGQDLQSFIATKPFQPNFIATPGQNDPTSANGLLANGSAAMELMGDWNRGTLDNVAKDKDALAKVLGWFPVPAISGSAGDPKAALGGGDGYACAKKAPAECVEFLKYIVSPDVQKGYAETGTGLPAAKAAAAGVPDPALQSVLKATSEASYVQLWLDTAYGSTVGNAMNDAIVAIFAGKGTPEQVVSAMKAAASK is encoded by the coding sequence GTGACGCTGTTCGTGACCAGTGCACTCGTCGTTGGTGGCTGCACCAGCGGCGACGACGAAGCCCCGGACGATGGTGAGTTGTACAAGAATCCGGTGACCCTGACCTGGTGGCACACCGCCACCCAGGACGGGCCGGGCAAGACCTACTGGGAGAAGGTCGCCAACGACTTCTCCGCGCTCCACCCGAGCGTCAAGGTCGAGATCGAGGCGATCGAGACCAACCAGCTCCAGCGCACCCGGCTGCCCGCCGCGCTGCTGAGCAACGATCCGCCCGACCTCTTCCCGGTGTGGGGTGGCGGCGAGATGCGCGAGCAGGTCGAGGCGGACTACCTCAAGGACATCACCGGCAGCATGACGGACGAGGCGGACAGTCTCGGCAGCTCGATCGAAATCTGGCAGGTCAACGGCAAGCAGTACGGCCTGCCGTTCCGGATGGGGATCGAGGGTTTCTGGTACAACAAGGACATGTTCGCGAAGGCGGGCATCGACGCTCCGCCGAGCACCTTCGACGAACTCACCGAAGCGGTCACGAAACTCAGGGCCAGCGGTGTCATCCCGATCGCCCTGGGCGCCGGTGACAAGTGGCCCGCCGCGCACTGGTGGTACGAATTCGCGCTGCGTGACTGCTCCATCGACACGCTGAAGAAGGCTTCCCTCGATCGCGTCTTCGACGATCCGTGTTTCGTCAAGGCGGGCCAGGATCTGCAGTCCTTCATCGCCACGAAGCCCTTCCAGCCGAACTTCATCGCCACGCCGGGCCAGAACGATCCGACCAGCGCCAACGGTCTGCTCGCGAACGGCAGCGCCGCGATGGAACTCATGGGCGACTGGAACCGGGGCACCCTGGACAACGTCGCCAAGGACAAGGACGCCCTCGCCAAGGTGCTCGGCTGGTTCCCCGTACCGGCCATCTCCGGCTCGGCGGGTGACCCGAAGGCGGCCCTGGGCGGCGGTGACGGGTACGCCTGTGCCAAGAAGGCGCCGGCCGAGTGCGTCGAGTTCCTCAAGTACATCGTGAGTCCCGACGTGCAGAAGGGCTATGCCGAGACCGGTACCGGGTTGCCTGCCGCCAAGGCCGCGGCCGCTGGTGTGCCGGACCCGGCACTGCAGTCCGTCCTGAAGGCCACCTCCGAGGCGAGCTACGTACAGCTCTGGTTGGACACGGCGTACGGCAGCACCGTCGGCAACGCCATGAACGACGCGATCGTTGCCATCTTCGCCGGCAAGGGGACGCCCGAACAGGTCGTCTCGGCGATGAAGGCGGCCGCGAGCAAGTGA
- a CDS encoding LacI family DNA-binding transcriptional regulator encodes MAFEQRVKMSDVARTAGVSVATVSKVVNGRYGVAQATVERVQQVIHELGYEASLVAQSLRSHRTNVLGILVAEFEPFSTELLKGASRQVAGSGYQLLAYSSGDGDGAAVGWERRSLARLSGTLIDGAVIVTPTMIEPKQGFHVVAVDPHTGPSGLPTVDSDNFAGAVLATNYLLSLGHRRIGHISGRPDLESARLREAGFRRAMAEAGIPVDERLVRVGGFGVGKAAGTAAELLALPEPPTAIFAGNDLSAISTMEVARRFGRSVPDDLSVIGFDNVPESALVNPPLTTISQPLQRMGAEALRLLTDLIAGVERERHIRLPTELVIRSSCGPVIDADPADPRQRLSAT; translated from the coding sequence GTGGCCTTCGAGCAGCGCGTCAAGATGTCGGATGTAGCACGTACAGCCGGCGTCTCCGTGGCAACCGTCTCGAAGGTTGTCAACGGACGGTACGGCGTGGCGCAGGCGACCGTGGAGCGCGTCCAGCAGGTGATCCATGAACTCGGGTACGAGGCCAGCCTCGTCGCGCAGAGTCTCCGTAGCCACCGCACGAACGTGCTGGGCATCCTGGTCGCCGAGTTCGAGCCGTTTTCGACCGAATTGCTCAAGGGGGCGTCCCGCCAGGTCGCCGGTAGCGGCTACCAGCTTCTGGCCTATTCCAGCGGCGACGGCGACGGCGCCGCCGTCGGCTGGGAGCGGCGTTCACTCGCCCGGCTCTCCGGCACACTCATCGACGGTGCCGTGATCGTCACGCCGACGATGATCGAGCCGAAGCAGGGATTTCACGTCGTGGCGGTGGACCCGCACACCGGCCCGTCCGGCCTGCCCACCGTCGATTCGGACAACTTCGCCGGCGCCGTGCTCGCGACCAACTACCTGCTGTCACTCGGCCATCGCCGCATCGGGCACATCAGCGGGCGCCCCGACCTTGAATCGGCACGCCTGCGCGAGGCGGGCTTTCGCAGGGCCATGGCCGAGGCCGGCATCCCGGTGGACGAGCGGCTCGTGCGCGTCGGCGGCTTCGGGGTCGGCAAGGCCGCCGGCACCGCTGCGGAACTGCTCGCGCTTCCCGAGCCGCCGACCGCGATCTTCGCGGGCAACGACCTCTCCGCGATCTCGACAATGGAGGTCGCCCGGCGCTTCGGTCGCTCCGTGCCCGACGATCTCTCGGTGATCGGCTTCGACAACGTCCCGGAGTCCGCGCTGGTCAATCCGCCGCTGACGACGATCTCGCAACCGCTGCAGCGGATGGGCGCCGAGGCGCTGCGCCTGCTCACGGACCTGATCGCCGGCGTCGAACGGGAGAGACACATCCGGTTGCCCACCGAACTGGTGATCCGTTCGTCCTGCGGTCCCGTGATCGACGCCGACCCCGCGGATCCCCGGCAAAGGCTGAGTGCGACCTGA
- a CDS encoding thiamine pyrophosphate-binding protein — protein sequence MAQTAVVPGRNSTRPRQDADKVRPRSLCAQDEFGRWGSGDGCFRRCHPPGGERRRAMARRSFPLLTSAAELAGRADAAGILRWLRSSTAGPDALRCALLLAGGRADAERRLAEAMLTGAAPAVADPAGDRAQEAAHATARDVVDRILGWQLSLTGAEAVASLLAAAGVARVFVYAGTSELALADAIDRIDGIHLSNGRGDKESAFMAAGASLLDPNRGVAVLHGARGLTNAMGAVADARRSEAGTLYLVGLPSTGSARFHPPHGEPGLLDGLGGLVDWRWQAGPVPADPQELRRVARRFVGRLRQALGFSARAPHRPAVFGLPQDVAEQRWLPLAALAAPATARPAPVADRSDLEAAVEELARADRALLLVDDHALRYRGIRTALDQISTALGAPVLQVRYRRGPMLFERLRRDEVRNFVGWLDPFDPVHRDLLDQSDLIVTVEDRNIYERVVGTLPECRKIAVNTDPGKVSKNEYMKEKDLLVVGDPARTVRDLTKLLRDRGTAHRTSWFGAQVRTRTAVAVEPVAPAVVAGRRAVLRALADVLAGWDRPVLVDDSQMFGGLIAEHYDDLPKGLRVFGGHGAFVGSGLSYATGLAIAHDEIRVMCTLGDQAFTNSFQGLVAATQERARVLFLVCNNGESVSLKKQGTASYGEMTRSYLSNVPGMRYHAVAGALGVHAAEVTVPLGGPAQEVDAGIRRFTAALVRAAAVDGPSLVELVLPSAPEVWAGIWLTHGFERLPADDKQPASART from the coding sequence GTGGCACAGACGGCCGTTGTGCCCGGTCGAAATTCGACGCGCCCGCGTCAAGATGCCGACAAGGTGCGTCCCCGTAGCCTTTGCGCACAGGACGAATTCGGACGTTGGGGCAGCGGCGATGGTTGCTTTCGTCGATGTCACCCGCCGGGCGGCGAGAGGCGACGAGCCATGGCGAGACGGTCATTTCCTCTCCTGACAAGCGCCGCTGAACTGGCCGGTCGGGCCGACGCGGCAGGAATTCTGCGGTGGTTGCGAAGCTCCACCGCAGGCCCGGACGCCCTGCGTTGTGCGCTGCTGCTCGCGGGTGGGCGGGCGGACGCCGAGCGTCGCCTCGCCGAGGCCATGCTGACCGGCGCCGCCCCGGCGGTGGCCGACCCGGCGGGCGACCGAGCGCAGGAGGCGGCCCACGCCACCGCCCGCGACGTGGTGGACCGGATACTCGGCTGGCAGCTGTCGTTGACCGGGGCCGAAGCCGTGGCCAGCCTACTTGCCGCCGCCGGCGTGGCCCGGGTCTTCGTCTATGCCGGGACCTCGGAACTGGCCCTTGCCGATGCCATCGACCGGATCGACGGAATCCATCTGAGCAACGGCCGCGGCGACAAGGAGTCGGCGTTCATGGCCGCCGGCGCGTCCCTGCTGGACCCGAATCGTGGCGTGGCGGTGCTGCACGGTGCCCGTGGCCTGACCAACGCGATGGGCGCCGTGGCCGACGCACGGCGTAGCGAGGCCGGCACGCTCTATCTGGTTGGTCTGCCCTCCACCGGTTCGGCCCGCTTCCACCCACCGCACGGCGAACCGGGTCTGCTGGACGGGTTGGGCGGTCTTGTCGACTGGCGCTGGCAGGCTGGGCCCGTCCCGGCCGACCCGCAGGAGCTTCGGCGGGTGGCGCGCCGCTTCGTCGGCCGGCTCCGTCAGGCGCTGGGTTTCTCCGCGCGGGCCCCGCATCGGCCCGCGGTGTTCGGCCTGCCGCAGGATGTGGCCGAGCAACGCTGGCTGCCGCTCGCCGCGCTGGCCGCCCCCGCAACGGCCCGGCCCGCTCCGGTCGCCGACCGGAGCGACCTTGAGGCCGCCGTCGAGGAGTTGGCCAGGGCGGACCGCGCACTGCTCCTCGTCGATGACCACGCCCTGCGCTACCGCGGCATCCGGACGGCGCTCGATCAGATCAGCACCGCTCTCGGCGCGCCGGTGCTCCAGGTCCGGTACCGGCGCGGGCCCATGCTCTTCGAACGCCTCCGGCGGGACGAGGTGCGCAACTTCGTCGGCTGGCTGGATCCGTTCGACCCGGTTCACCGGGATCTTCTCGACCAGTCCGACCTGATAGTGACCGTCGAGGACCGCAACATCTACGAGCGCGTGGTAGGCACGCTGCCGGAGTGCCGGAAGATCGCCGTCAACACCGATCCCGGCAAGGTTTCCAAGAACGAGTACATGAAGGAGAAGGATCTCCTGGTGGTCGGAGATCCGGCCCGGACGGTGCGCGACCTGACGAAGCTCCTACGGGACCGGGGAACTGCCCACCGCACCTCCTGGTTCGGCGCGCAGGTGCGTACCCGGACCGCGGTTGCCGTGGAACCGGTCGCCCCGGCTGTCGTCGCCGGGCGACGGGCCGTGCTGCGGGCACTGGCGGATGTTCTCGCCGGCTGGGACCGGCCGGTACTCGTCGATGACAGCCAGATGTTCGGCGGGCTGATCGCGGAACACTACGACGATCTGCCGAAGGGGCTGAGAGTCTTCGGCGGTCATGGCGCCTTCGTCGGCAGCGGACTGTCCTACGCGACCGGGCTTGCCATCGCCCACGACGAGATCCGGGTGATGTGCACGCTCGGCGACCAGGCGTTCACCAACTCCTTCCAGGGCCTCGTCGCGGCGACCCAGGAGCGGGCGAGAGTGCTCTTCCTGGTGTGCAACAACGGCGAGTCGGTCTCGCTGAAGAAGCAGGGGACAGCGTCGTACGGCGAAATGACGCGGTCGTATCTGTCGAACGTGCCAGGGATGCGGTACCACGCGGTGGCCGGGGCGCTCGGCGTCCACGCCGCCGAGGTGACCGTTCCCCTCGGCGGTCCCGCCCAGGAGGTCGACGCCGGGATCCGGCGGTTCACCGCCGCGCTGGTCAGGGCTGCCGCTGTCGACGGCCCCAGTCTTGTGGAGTTGGTGCTGCCATCGGCGCCCGAGGTGTGGGCGGGCATCTGGCTCACCCACGGGTTCGAGCGGTTGCCGGCCGACGACAAGCAGCCCGCCTCCGCTCGGACCTGA
- a CDS encoding glycosyltransferase family 2 protein, which produces MPGVRPTDPEILATAVADSVVAAVDPGAPRSCLFLWEVARPWLESVVDRVRTSHHEEIRSLGADLLAAPADPARYHAFKKALLARHGDSATAELFEKAWEAECVNRLGYYLGTRYADDGLPQVTAEDLRQLPPVSPPAAGPEADVLIVIPFQDRNRARVRLRNLQACLLTLADQSYPRERYRIVVVESDDLPRYRGLIEPLVDEYVFAPKPGIFNKSWAVNVGVVNAAGPTEVVCVLDGDVLADREFVARNAARFAKPGTAGHLTYRNMFCLSDTSTSRAIRERLMNRAATVDPEILRGFMLRRPPGCCVWARISVFHRIGGMDERYEGWGGEDNDFAYRMDINGAFDTYHDWLLHMAHPPSSVLNEDGSLPNSAIPGLSWRPTEPIGRLDRFATAGSSGVPA; this is translated from the coding sequence ATGCCCGGAGTGCGACCAACAGATCCCGAGATCCTGGCGACGGCCGTTGCCGACAGCGTGGTCGCCGCGGTTGACCCGGGTGCCCCGCGGTCCTGCCTGTTCCTCTGGGAGGTGGCCCGGCCATGGCTCGAATCCGTCGTGGACCGGGTGCGGACGAGCCACCACGAGGAAATCCGTTCGCTCGGTGCGGACCTGCTGGCCGCGCCCGCGGACCCGGCGCGGTACCACGCGTTCAAGAAGGCCCTTCTGGCCAGGCACGGCGACTCCGCGACGGCGGAACTGTTCGAAAAGGCGTGGGAGGCGGAGTGCGTCAACCGGCTCGGCTACTACCTCGGCACACGCTATGCGGACGACGGCCTTCCGCAGGTGACCGCCGAGGACCTGCGCCAACTGCCCCCGGTCAGCCCGCCCGCCGCCGGCCCGGAGGCGGACGTCCTCATCGTCATCCCGTTCCAGGACCGCAATCGCGCCCGGGTCCGCCTCCGGAACCTGCAGGCATGCCTGCTCACCCTGGCCGACCAGTCCTATCCGCGGGAGCGCTACCGGATCGTGGTCGTGGAGTCGGACGACCTGCCGCGGTACCGCGGACTCATCGAGCCGCTCGTTGACGAGTACGTCTTCGCGCCGAAACCCGGCATCTTCAACAAGTCCTGGGCGGTCAACGTGGGTGTGGTGAACGCTGCGGGCCCGACCGAGGTCGTCTGCGTTCTTGACGGCGACGTACTCGCCGACCGGGAGTTCGTGGCGCGCAACGCGGCCCGCTTCGCGAAGCCGGGCACCGCCGGACATCTGACCTATCGGAACATGTTCTGCCTGAGCGACACGTCCACCTCGCGGGCAATCCGGGAGCGGCTGATGAACCGTGCCGCGACCGTCGACCCGGAGATCTTGCGCGGGTTCATGCTGCGCCGGCCCCCGGGGTGTTGTGTCTGGGCGCGGATCAGCGTGTTCCACCGGATCGGCGGAATGGACGAACGCTACGAGGGCTGGGGCGGAGAGGACAACGATTTCGCCTACCGGATGGACATCAACGGCGCCTTCGACACCTACCACGACTGGCTGCTGCACATGGCCCACCCGCCCTCGTCGGTGCTGAACGAGGACGGTTCGCTGCCCAATTCCGCGATTCCGGGCCTGAGTTGGCGGCCGACCGAGCCCATCGGGCGGCTCGACCGGTTCGCGACGGCCGGATCGTCGGGCGTACCCGCCTGA
- a CDS encoding UDP-glucose/GDP-mannose dehydrogenase family protein — protein sequence MHVISVVGCGYLGVTHAAGMAELGHEVIAIDIDAEKIKSLADGRVPFFEPGLDELVGRHLASGRLRFTGSYEEAAAADIHFICVGTPQRSDGSGADLRHLDAVVEQFGPHLDRECLVVGKSTVPVGTAARLATMLHAVAPAGDRVSVAWNPEFLSEGRAVADTLRPDRLVLGTPDARAERLLREVYAPIIDAGVPVVVADLPTAEVIKSAANSFMATKLSFINAISEFCEASGADIKVVTEALAYDARIGGKFFTSGLGFGGGCVPKDIRALLVRAGELGVAHALAFLAEVDAVNMRCRDRVVELLRKQCGGSFAGRRIAVLGAAFKPGTDDIRDSPALHVANVLHGEGGQVAVYDPRAMENARRAFPALGYEATLLEAVRGADVVALLTDWEEFALADPQRLAAAVGQCNIVDARHLLDADAWQRAGWTYLAPGRPGLQQRAMAVST from the coding sequence ATGCATGTGATCTCCGTGGTGGGATGCGGCTACCTCGGCGTGACGCACGCCGCGGGCATGGCGGAACTCGGGCATGAGGTGATCGCCATCGACATCGACGCCGAAAAGATCAAATCTCTGGCGGACGGTCGGGTGCCGTTCTTCGAGCCGGGACTCGACGAGTTGGTCGGCCGGCATCTGGCTTCGGGAAGGCTGCGGTTCACCGGATCGTACGAGGAGGCCGCCGCCGCCGACATCCACTTCATCTGCGTGGGCACCCCGCAACGAAGCGACGGCAGTGGCGCCGACCTGCGGCATCTGGACGCCGTGGTCGAGCAGTTCGGCCCACACCTCGACCGCGAGTGCCTGGTGGTCGGCAAGTCCACGGTCCCGGTCGGGACCGCGGCCCGGCTGGCCACCATGCTCCACGCCGTCGCTCCGGCCGGCGATCGGGTGTCGGTGGCCTGGAACCCCGAATTTCTCAGCGAGGGCCGGGCGGTCGCCGACACGCTCCGGCCCGACCGGCTGGTGCTGGGCACGCCGGACGCCCGGGCCGAGCGGCTGCTCCGGGAGGTCTACGCGCCGATCATCGACGCCGGGGTTCCCGTGGTGGTGGCGGACCTGCCGACCGCCGAGGTGATCAAGTCCGCCGCGAACTCCTTCATGGCCACCAAGCTCTCGTTCATCAACGCGATTTCCGAGTTCTGCGAGGCGAGTGGCGCCGACATCAAGGTGGTGACGGAGGCGCTGGCGTACGACGCTCGGATCGGTGGGAAGTTCTTCACGTCGGGGCTCGGCTTCGGCGGTGGTTGCGTCCCCAAGGACATCCGGGCACTGCTGGTCCGAGCCGGCGAACTGGGAGTCGCGCACGCCCTGGCCTTCCTCGCCGAGGTGGACGCCGTGAACATGCGTTGCCGCGACCGGGTGGTGGAGTTGCTCCGTAAGCAGTGCGGCGGATCCTTCGCCGGGCGCCGGATAGCGGTGCTTGGCGCCGCCTTCAAGCCGGGCACCGACGACATCCGCGACTCGCCGGCGCTGCACGTGGCGAACGTGCTCCATGGCGAGGGCGGGCAGGTCGCCGTCTACGACCCGCGGGCCATGGAAAACGCCCGCCGGGCGTTCCCGGCGCTCGGTTACGAGGCCACGCTGCTGGAGGCCGTGCGCGGTGCGGACGTGGTGGCGCTGCTGACCGACTGGGAGGAGTTCGCCCTGGCCGATCCACAGCGGCTCGCCGCGGCGGTCGGACAGTGCAACATCGTGGACGCGCGACACCTGCTCGACGCCGACGCGTGGCAGCGGGCCGGCTGGACGTACCTGGCACCAGGACGCCCCGGACTACAGCAGCGGGCCATGGCGGTGTCGACGTAG
- a CDS encoding AfsR/SARP family transcriptional regulator, translating to MAFRTGQAPCHAIPAPELRFDILGPLEVYRDGEACTPTAPLQRKLLALLLLHGNELLPVPRIIDALWGQRPPRSALAALQMYVSAVRRILSPNSRVRGETRLHPVLRTQPSGYVIRIAPGQLDLHRFRSLSAEGRSRVADGRCAEASELFRQALAIWRGPALADISHFDMMEQYTVRLETERLALLQERIGVDLCQGRSLELVGELAELAARYPLRESFHQQLMLALYLSGGRAEALQVYQRAHRIMIQETGVEPGPGLRALQQLMLDGTAPPHPHHLAVWCPTCADLPTVACRCRVSACQAGGRRPDAVSHR from the coding sequence ATGGCATTTCGCACCGGTCAAGCACCTTGTCATGCGATCCCCGCTCCGGAACTGCGCTTCGACATCCTCGGCCCGCTTGAGGTCTACCGGGACGGCGAAGCCTGCACCCCGACCGCGCCACTGCAACGCAAGCTGCTCGCCCTGCTCCTGCTGCACGGCAACGAACTGCTCCCGGTCCCGCGCATCATCGACGCGCTCTGGGGGCAACGGCCGCCCCGGTCGGCGCTCGCCGCCCTGCAGATGTACGTTTCGGCTGTTCGCCGGATTCTGAGCCCGAATTCCCGGGTACGCGGTGAAACCCGACTACATCCGGTACTACGGACGCAGCCGAGCGGATACGTCATTCGGATTGCGCCTGGTCAATTGGACCTGCACCGGTTCCGGTCGCTGTCCGCCGAGGGCCGGAGCCGGGTCGCCGACGGCCGCTGCGCGGAGGCCAGTGAACTGTTCCGGCAGGCACTGGCGATCTGGCGCGGACCGGCGCTGGCCGACATCAGCCATTTCGACATGATGGAGCAGTACACCGTACGGCTGGAGACCGAACGGCTCGCGCTGCTTCAGGAACGGATCGGCGTCGACCTGTGTCAGGGCAGGAGCCTGGAACTGGTCGGCGAACTGGCCGAACTCGCCGCCCGCTACCCGCTGCGGGAAAGCTTCCACCAGCAATTGATGCTGGCGCTCTATCTGTCCGGCGGGCGGGCCGAGGCGCTTCAGGTCTACCAACGCGCGCACCGGATCATGATCCAGGAGACCGGCGTGGAGCCCGGGCCGGGACTGCGCGCCCTGCAACAGCTGATGCTCGACGGCACGGCCCCACCGCACCCGCACCACCTGGCGGTCTGGTGCCCGACCTGCGCCGACCTGCCCACCGTCGCCTGCCGCTGCCGGGTCAGCGCCTGCCAGGCCGGCGGGCGCCGACCGGACGCCGTCTCGCACCGGTGA
- a CDS encoding flavin reductase family protein — MTMQERTVSSRTEIFTEAMARLASGVAVVTSRHRGGAPCGLLVSSICSYSVRPPSVLVSIGRESRSYPALLGQADFGVHLLGSGDGPIARVFASRGEDKFAGLDWAWDDSVPRLENDVLVYLRCVRRRVFEHADHAIVIGEVADGQISHGEPLVYYRRALDWRLEPPGHGRVR, encoded by the coding sequence ATGACGATGCAGGAGCGCACGGTCTCGTCGCGGACCGAGATCTTCACCGAGGCGATGGCGCGGCTGGCGTCCGGGGTCGCGGTGGTCACCTCCCGGCACCGGGGCGGTGCGCCGTGCGGCCTGCTGGTCTCCTCGATCTGTTCCTACAGCGTTCGGCCGCCCTCGGTGCTGGTGTCCATCGGCCGGGAGTCCCGGTCGTACCCGGCGCTGCTCGGCCAGGCGGACTTCGGTGTGCACCTGCTGGGCAGCGGAGACGGCCCGATCGCGCGGGTGTTCGCCAGCCGGGGCGAGGACAAGTTCGCCGGCCTGGACTGGGCCTGGGACGACTCGGTGCCGCGGCTGGAGAACGACGTGCTCGTCTATCTGCGCTGCGTGCGGCGGCGCGTGTTCGAGCACGCCGACCACGCGATCGTCATCGGCGAGGTGGCCGACGGCCAGATATCGCACGGTGAGCCGCTGGTCTACTACCGTCGGGCGCTGGACTGGCGGCTGGAGCCGCCCGGTCACGGCCGGGTGCGGTGA
- a CDS encoding tetratricopeptide repeat protein, translated as MGSHYWISADRRADRDRLRAGLDLPPLLAHAEAHRRLRGPYSAAGAVLRTIGTDALARRPELGVRHHIEILTAAPEFEGRVPRIRSTLEESPDSARTRYQARLHTLRLAHGLTEFLRDYLAALDDGPRTLVVEDMHEADPTDHEFVAVLLRRLAPGQLTVVVGSAAGPLAEVPGPVSMSLPEALRVRAVRLEAPSGPGTPSVPRTPSVPGMSGRPADRAGAGFEASLLEGLDATAVGELARGYVATECTGDDPRARAAYLSLPAAERAALHDERRLALLALGERSLLFGAVPYHAEHGSDPAGVGATALREAQLRCKSLGMYHAAAELGIRGRAVADRDSRPELWWDITGDVTTSLSAIGRAEEAEALYDEARAISTDPLIHMHAAYGTAMLFARHYGDQRRDPLQARRWLNQAVAIASLLPDPKERAFFSVFNRNGIALVETREGRPEEALRLLNEGMARLDRELDPDEQQLHRTGLRYNRAQVYGMSGRLEEALADYSAVIEVDPNFHDHYFNRGNVLRRLGRNKEAIADYERALQLSPPFPEAYYNCGDARLELGDLDGARADFDRVLELDPEHVDAWLNRAALRCDLDDVDGAWADVTAGLALAPRNPHLLCLKGRVLVERGAAEAAREALSAALALDEGLAEAWAIRGGLGYSSGDLEAAIADLSRAVDLLGTPEIRYNRAVVYQEAGRLDEAAEDYRAILAVVDDTDAAERLAECQRATATSAGA; from the coding sequence ATGGGCAGCCACTACTGGATCAGCGCCGATCGCCGCGCCGACCGCGACCGGCTCCGCGCCGGCCTCGATCTTCCGCCGCTGCTGGCCCACGCCGAGGCGCACCGTCGGCTGCGCGGCCCGTACTCGGCCGCCGGCGCGGTGCTGCGGACGATCGGTACCGACGCGCTGGCCCGCCGCCCGGAACTGGGGGTACGGCACCACATCGAGATCCTGACCGCCGCGCCCGAGTTCGAGGGTCGGGTGCCCCGGATCAGGTCCACCCTGGAGGAGTCGCCGGACAGCGCCCGCACCCGCTACCAGGCGAGACTGCACACGCTGCGGCTCGCGCACGGGCTCACCGAGTTCCTGCGCGACTACCTCGCGGCGCTCGACGACGGTCCGCGCACCCTGGTGGTGGAGGACATGCACGAGGCCGACCCGACCGACCACGAGTTCGTCGCGGTGCTGCTGCGGCGGCTGGCGCCCGGCCAGCTGACGGTCGTGGTGGGCAGCGCCGCCGGTCCGCTGGCCGAGGTGCCGGGGCCGGTGAGCATGTCGCTGCCGGAGGCGCTGCGGGTCCGGGCCGTCCGGCTGGAGGCGCCGTCCGGTCCGGGCACGCCGTCGGTTCCGCGTACGCCGTCGGTTCCGGGTATGTCGGGCCGTCCGGCGGACCGGGCCGGCGCCGGCTTCGAGGCGTCCCTGCTGGAAGGGCTGGACGCCACCGCCGTCGGGGAACTGGCCCGGGGGTACGTGGCGACCGAGTGCACCGGCGACGATCCGCGCGCCCGCGCCGCGTACCTGTCGTTGCCCGCCGCCGAGCGGGCCGCGCTGCACGACGAGCGCCGGCTCGCCCTGTTGGCCCTGGGCGAGCGGTCGCTGCTGTTCGGGGCGGTTCCGTACCACGCCGAGCACGGGAGCGACCCGGCCGGCGTCGGCGCCACGGCGCTGCGGGAGGCCCAACTGCGCTGCAAGAGCCTGGGCATGTACCACGCGGCGGCCGAACTGGGCATCCGCGGGCGGGCGGTCGCCGACCGGGACAGCCGGCCGGAGCTGTGGTGGGACATCACCGGCGACGTCACCACGTCGCTGTCCGCCATCGGCCGGGCCGAGGAGGCCGAGGCGCTGTACGACGAGGCGCGCGCCATCTCCACCGACCCGCTGATCCACATGCACGCGGCGTACGGCACGGCGATGCTGTTCGCCCGGCACTACGGCGACCAGCGGCGGGACCCGCTGCAAGCGCGGCGCTGGCTCAACCAGGCGGTCGCCATCGCGTCGCTGCTGCCCGACCCGAAGGAGCGGGCCTTCTTCTCGGTGTTCAACCGCAACGGCATCGCGCTGGTGGAGACCCGGGAGGGTCGGCCGGAGGAGGCGTTGCGGCTGCTCAACGAGGGTATGGCCCGGCTGGACCGGGAACTGGACCCCGACGAGCAGCAACTGCACCGCACCGGGCTGCGCTACAACCGGGCGCAGGTGTACGGCATGTCCGGCAGGCTGGAGGAGGCGCTGGCGGACTACTCGGCGGTCATCGAGGTCGACCCGAACTTCCACGACCACTACTTCAACCGGGGGAACGTCCTGCGCCGCCTCGGCCGGAACAAGGAGGCGATCGCGGACTACGAGCGGGCGCTGCAACTGTCTCCGCCGTTTCCCGAGGCGTACTACAACTGCGGGGACGCCCGGCTCGAACTGGGCGACCTCGACGGCGCGCGGGCCGACTTCGACCGGGTGCTGGAACTGGACCCGGAGCATGTCGACGCGTGGCTGAACCGGGCCGCGCTGCGGTGCGACCTGGACGACGTGGACGGCGCCTGGGCCGACGTGACGGCCGGGTTGGCGCTCGCGCCGCGCAACCCTCACCTGCTGTGCCTCAAGGGGCGCGTCCTGGTCGAACGGGGTGCCGCCGAGGCGGCCCGGGAGGCCCTGTCGGCGGCGCTGGCCCTCGACGAGGGGCTGGCCGAGGCGTGGGCCATCCGGGGCGGCCTCGGGTACTCCTCCGGTGACCTGGAGGCGGCGATCGCCGACCTGAGCCGCGCCGTCGACCTGCTCGGCACGCCGGAGATCCGGTACAACCGGGCGGTGGTCTACCAGGAGGCGGGCCGCCTCGACGAGGCGGCGGAGGACTACCGGGCCATCCTGGCGGTCGTCGACGACACCGATGCAGCGGAGCGGTTGGCGGAATGCCAGCGGGCCACCGCCACATCGGCCGGTGCGTAG